The proteins below come from a single Bacteroidales bacterium genomic window:
- a CDS encoding tail fiber domain-containing protein — MKTRIFFYRKLILALPTLFLLLISGNINAQNVSINSDGSLPDNSAMLDIKSASSGLLIPRMTEAERTGIISPAASLLVYQTNNTSGFYFYNGSSWIQLGSDVYDDDWTVSGNDMFNNNSGNIGIGTSAPISKLTVNGGELGISQGDASIDWSIESEGENLIIREKEDGDKFYFGIYDDSRIAMGVGSEVLSVNSTDVGIGITNPSYKLHVYEPDGGMKARFAGPDGYIDIGPANSTWAHIYTDRNDFIFNKDIWSITGGFSSYSSSNLYLKTNDVNRLTILNSNGNVGIGISSPSGRLQVSGDEVRIGNSGTVNYSTGDGDLYVEDVLEVDGNAYFAGSINNAFNLPLKLSNSASLSSNGWYRIAEISGNNRASGLFNIMDLTSNRHQSIYLYISASFPSDNSNIRHSVTLLSNVIWITNTFSKIRVLRNGTYSPVYIEVYLENTTTNNSVRYTITENDWNAGWSAVDWTAGNIPSGYTAIEYDIENIIMNVNNDFVVRNNGRVGIGTSNPSQLFTVYNGSTTGTYTTSGWQHSSDKRFKKDIIPINHALDKIMETEGVYFNWKTGNDQRQVGFIAQDIESVFPEIVSKDENGYYSVAYGSIAPVLVEAIKELKNENDELKKRLDKLEGENYSDTNRGE; from the coding sequence ATGAAAACCAGAATATTTTTTTATCGGAAGTTAATATTAGCTTTACCAACTTTGTTTCTTTTATTGATTTCCGGTAATATTAATGCACAAAATGTCAGTATAAATTCTGACGGAAGTTTACCTGATAATTCTGCAATGCTTGATATTAAATCTGCTTCAAGCGGATTATTGATTCCCAGAATGACAGAAGCTGAAAGAACCGGAATTATAAGTCCGGCTGCAAGTTTGCTTGTATATCAAACAAATAATACATCTGGATTTTATTTTTATAATGGTTCAAGTTGGATACAACTTGGCAGTGATGTTTATGATGATGACTGGACTGTATCCGGAAATGATATGTTTAATAACAACAGTGGAAACATTGGTATAGGAACTTCTGCACCAATATCGAAACTAACTGTAAATGGTGGTGAATTAGGAATAAGCCAAGGCGATGCGTCAATTGACTGGAGTATTGAATCTGAAGGAGAAAATCTTATAATCAGAGAAAAAGAAGATGGAGATAAGTTTTATTTCGGAATTTATGATGACAGCAGAATAGCTATGGGTGTGGGTAGTGAAGTTTTATCTGTGAACTCAACGGATGTTGGAATCGGCATAACTAATCCGTCTTATAAATTACATGTTTATGAACCTGACGGAGGGATGAAAGCCAGATTTGCCGGTCCTGACGGATATATTGATATCGGACCTGCAAACAGTACCTGGGCGCATATTTATACTGACAGAAATGATTTCATATTTAATAAAGATATTTGGTCCATAACCGGCGGATTCAGTTCATACAGCAGTTCAAATCTATATTTAAAAACCAATGATGTCAATCGTTTAACGATTTTAAATTCAAACGGTAATGTTGGAATCGGCATAAGTTCTCCTTCAGGAAGATTGCAAGTATCAGGAGATGAGGTTCGTATAGGAAATTCAGGAACTGTTAATTATTCAACCGGAGACGGTGATCTTTATGTGGAAGATGTACTTGAAGTTGACGGGAATGCATATTTTGCCGGCTCAATTAATAATGCATTTAATCTCCCGTTAAAACTGTCAAACAGTGCATCTTTAAGTTCAAATGGTTGGTATCGTATTGCTGAAATATCCGGCAACAACAGAGCTTCAGGACTATTTAATATTATGGATTTAACATCAAACAGACATCAATCTATTTATCTTTATATTTCTGCTTCATTTCCATCTGATAACAGTAATATAAGACATTCTGTAACTCTTTTATCTAATGTCATATGGATTACAAATACCTTTTCAAAGATTAGAGTTTTGAGAAACGGAACTTATAGCCCTGTTTATATTGAAGTTTATTTGGAAAATACTACTACAAACAATAGTGTTCGTTATACTATAACAGAAAATGATTGGAACGCCGGATGGTCTGCGGTTGATTGGACCGCCGGGAATATTCCGTCAGGTTATACAGCCATAGAATATGATATTGAAAATATTATAATGAATGTAAATAATGATTTTGTAGTTAGAAATAACGGAAGGGTAGGAATTGGCACTTCAAATCCAAGTCAACTGTTTACAGTATATAACGGTTCTACAACCGGAACATATACTACTTCAGGATGGCAACACAGTTCAGATAAACGATTTAAAAAAGACATAATTCCAATTAATCATGCTTTGGATAAAATTATGGAAACCGAAGGTGTCTATTTTAATTGGAAAACCGGAAATGACCAAAGACAAGTCGGTTTTATTGCTCAAGATATTGAATCAGTATTTCCCGAGATTGTCTCAAAAGATGAAAACGGATATTACAGTGTTGCCTACGGAAGTATAGCTCCTGTTTTAGTTGAAGCAATAAAAGAATTGAAGAATGAAAATGATGAACTGAAAAAACGATTGGATAAACTTGAGGGAGAAAATTATTCAGATACTAACAGAGGAGAATAA
- a CDS encoding T9SS type A sorting domain-containing protein, with product MKFRLLSSFFLFFICFNLSAQGNWEVLTPTPTHKDLFDTHFVTQNKGWAIGGGTILHTVDGGENWETQYENDEDEIGLNDMFFISENEGWAVGSEFILHTEDGGNSWEVKTVTYWINLRSVHFINHDIGWIVGSYNRIYKTINGGENWMLVESGGYEGPALEDVYFTDALHGVVVGRQEITAYNQAFTAVTEDGGETWTETTPSGFENLTIIQFVSDDIAFASGQDGKLLKTNDGGYTWEVISNFTSSTDDIYFVDENLGYLFDCCDIYKTNDGGENWKILYSGNPFLDFNAFTFIDTIAYAVGFHGDIFKSSYPYEEWEDLTSLPIGHFYDIRFINTLNGRAIANKSNRAEICITDDGGRSWEFVDMATTDNIWDISTPSLDFIYAIGNSSYLYKSTDAGKNWEHIYLDLHEGFNTVEFYNEQIGFIGYSEGIILKTNDGGTSWEDITLNSNGIFYDIQWINENNIWAADKNGYIFHSTDGGITWTELSFDGTINKLYFFNEQKGYIFCSTTYIGSLYMTEDGGNSWEMVYNYYPSNRVKIAFSSENEGWILTGSTLHYSSDEGITWELISHSFHWLNDLIFIEENTGWMCGANSLIVKYSNTSNLLKKLTNSNLNAFPNPTKDIITISLPELTKEKTSLQIYNILGKLIKTIPIKKNITEITINMASLPKGVYLFEISTDKYKETTKIIKK from the coding sequence ATGAAATTCAGACTATTATCTTCTTTTTTCCTATTTTTTATTTGTTTCAATCTTTCGGCACAAGGAAACTGGGAAGTATTAACACCAACACCAACACATAAAGATCTTTTTGACACTCATTTTGTTACTCAAAATAAAGGTTGGGCAATAGGTGGTGGTACAATCCTTCATACTGTTGACGGAGGAGAAAACTGGGAAACTCAATATGAAAATGATGAAGATGAAATTGGATTAAACGATATGTTCTTTATTAGTGAAAATGAAGGTTGGGCAGTAGGAAGTGAATTTATTTTACATACCGAAGACGGCGGCAACAGTTGGGAAGTTAAAACAGTAACCTATTGGATAAATTTAAGAAGTGTCCATTTTATAAACCATGACATCGGATGGATAGTTGGGTCATACAACAGAATATATAAAACTATAAACGGAGGAGAAAATTGGATGCTTGTTGAATCCGGAGGCTATGAAGGCCCTGCTCTTGAAGATGTATATTTTACGGATGCTTTGCATGGTGTGGTTGTCGGAAGGCAGGAAATCACTGCTTATAATCAAGCCTTTACAGCTGTAACAGAAGATGGTGGTGAAACTTGGACAGAAACGACTCCGAGCGGATTTGAAAACTTAACAATAATCCAATTTGTTTCAGATGATATTGCTTTTGCTTCGGGACAAGATGGGAAATTATTGAAAACAAATGACGGAGGATATACTTGGGAAGTTATATCCAACTTTACTTCTTCAACTGATGATATATATTTTGTAGATGAAAACCTAGGTTATTTATTCGATTGTTGTGATATATATAAAACAAATGACGGAGGTGAAAATTGGAAAATATTATATTCGGGAAACCCTTTTCTTGATTTTAATGCCTTTACTTTTATTGACACGATAGCATATGCAGTCGGTTTTCACGGAGACATTTTTAAAAGTTCATATCCGTATGAAGAATGGGAGGACCTTACTAGTTTGCCTATTGGTCATTTTTATGACATTCGTTTTATTAATACATTAAACGGAAGAGCTATAGCAAATAAATCAAATAGAGCCGAAATTTGTATAACTGATGATGGGGGAAGATCTTGGGAATTTGTTGACATGGCTACAACTGATAATATTTGGGATATAAGCACGCCTTCATTAGATTTTATATATGCTATCGGTAATTCTTCTTATCTGTATAAAAGCACTGATGCCGGAAAAAATTGGGAACATATTTATCTTGACTTGCATGAAGGTTTTAATACAGTGGAATTTTATAATGAGCAAATCGGATTTATCGGATATTCAGAAGGGATAATCTTAAAAACGAATGACGGAGGAACTTCCTGGGAAGATATTACACTTAACAGCAACGGCATATTCTATGATATTCAATGGATAAACGAAAATAATATTTGGGCTGCTGATAAAAACGGATATATATTCCATTCAACAGACGGAGGTATAACTTGGACAGAATTATCTTTTGACGGTACAATTAATAAATTATACTTTTTTAATGAACAAAAAGGATATATTTTTTGTAGTACAACATATATAGGGTCTTTATATATGACAGAAGATGGGGGAAATTCATGGGAAATGGTATATAATTATTATCCGTCAAATAGAGTAAAGATTGCTTTTAGCAGCGAAAATGAAGGATGGATTTTAACAGGCTCTACATTACATTATTCATCTGACGAAGGTATTACTTGGGAGTTAATATCACATTCTTTTCATTGGTTAAATGATCTTATTTTTATTGAGGAAAATACAGGATGGATGTGTGGTGCAAACAGCTTAATCGTAAAATACAGCAACACTTCAAACCTACTTAAAAAACTAACAAACAGTAATTTAAATGCATTTCCAAATCCCACAAAAGATATTATAACAATCTCATTGCCTGAATTAACAAAAGAAAAAACAAGTTTGCAAATATATAATATATTAGGAAAACTCATTAAAACTATTCCAATTAAAAAAAACATAACTGAAATAACGATTAATATGGCTTCATTGCCTAAAGGGGTGTATCTATTTGAAATATCCACAGACAAATATAAAGAAACCACAAAAATAATAAAGAAGTAA
- a CDS encoding YdcF family protein has protein sequence MKNLPFIFSVTIISILLIIIVSENIIKANKDYCYDDIDDIPGNKVGLVLGTSKFIGKNWLNYYYQYRIEAAVDLYKSGKIKFVLVSGDNSQHSYNEPKTIKNDLIKRGIPAKKIYLDYAGFRTFDSVIRSKKIFGQEKITIISQRFHNERAVFIAKHNGIEAVGYNAKPVTGKNGIKTRIRERFARVKAILDIYILRTKPKFLGNEIEINQEN, from the coding sequence ATTAAAAACTTACCGTTTATTTTCTCCGTAACAATAATAAGTATTCTTTTAATAATTATTGTTTCAGAAAATATCATTAAAGCAAATAAAGATTATTGCTATGATGATATTGATGATATACCCGGCAACAAAGTCGGCTTGGTATTAGGTACAAGCAAATTCATCGGCAAAAATTGGTTGAACTACTATTATCAATACAGAATTGAAGCTGCTGTTGACTTGTATAAAAGCGGTAAGATAAAATTTGTATTAGTAAGCGGAGATAATTCTCAACATTCTTACAACGAACCAAAAACTATAAAAAATGATCTGATAAAAAGGGGAATTCCCGCAAAAAAAATCTATTTGGACTATGCCGGATTCCGAACCTTTGATTCTGTAATCAGAAGTAAGAAAATCTTCGGACAAGAAAAGATCACAATCATCTCACAACGATTTCATAACGAAAGAGCTGTTTTTATAGCAAAACATAACGGCATTGAAGCTGTGGGGTATAATGCAAAACCTGTAACAGGAAAAAACGGTATTAAAACTCGCATACGAGAACGTTTTGCACGAGTAAAGGCCATATTGGATATTTACATCCTACGAACCAAGCCAAAATTTTTGGGTAATGAAATTGAAATAAATCAGGAAAACTAA
- the hypB gene encoding hydrogenase nickel incorporation protein HypB yields MCLTCGCGSNENEIKMTVFGEKIETKAHDHHHEDDHHHHRHHDHDHSHHVNLEVDILNQNNLLAERNRGYFEAKNIFTINMMSSPGSGKTTLLERTIKDIKDKVKLYIIEGDQQTMNDAERIDKAGAPVIQVNTGNGCHLDADMINKAVKKLKIEDNSLVFIENVGNLVCPSLFDLGEAKRVIIMSVTEGEDKPIKYPTMFENADICIINKIDLLPYLTFDVEAAKNYALQVNHHLEFIELSATTGEGMEKWYETLMKMKERLIT; encoded by the coding sequence ATGTGTTTAACCTGCGGTTGCGGCAGCAACGAAAACGAAATAAAAATGACAGTATTCGGTGAAAAAATCGAAACCAAAGCACATGATCATCATCATGAAGACGATCATCACCACCACCGGCATCATGACCATGACCATTCACATCATGTTAACCTTGAAGTAGATATTCTTAATCAGAATAATTTATTAGCTGAAAGAAACAGAGGTTACTTTGAAGCCAAAAATATCTTTACGATTAACATGATGAGTTCTCCCGGTTCAGGTAAAACAACTTTATTAGAAAGAACTATCAAAGACATCAAAGATAAAGTAAAGTTATACATCATAGAAGGAGATCAGCAAACCATGAATGATGCTGAGCGTATTGATAAAGCAGGTGCTCCGGTAATACAAGTAAATACCGGAAACGGCTGCCATTTAGATGCAGATATGATTAATAAGGCCGTGAAGAAACTCAAAATTGAGGATAACTCTCTTGTATTTATTGAGAATGTCGGAAACTTGGTATGTCCTTCATTATTTGATTTGGGAGAAGCCAAACGTGTTATAATCATGAGCGTTACCGAAGGTGAGGATAAACCGATAAAATATCCTACAATGTTTGAAAATGCAGACATCTGCATCATCAATAAGATCGACCTCCTGCCCTATTTGACCTTTGATGTTGAAGCAGCAAAAAATTATGCACTTCAAGTAAATCATCATTTAGAATTTATTGAATTATCAGCAACAACCGGTGAGGGAATGGAAAAATGGTATGAAACATTGATGAAAATGAAAGAACGCCTAATTACGTAA